A portion of the Oncorhynchus gorbuscha isolate QuinsamMale2020 ecotype Even-year linkage group LG07, OgorEven_v1.0, whole genome shotgun sequence genome contains these proteins:
- the telo2 gene encoding telomere length regulation protein TEL2 homolog isoform X1 has protein sequence MMQSLTPDVEVRLSVGQCVRTLTTSKEKEDVAKTLHTLTSYLDDGPQSTITSAQRAEFSRAHYTRTLQFLISNINADWLQLLTIAQCTELWDGLFLRGPPDQTLLVLMDGISSMSSPSAGLDRLVSILERFLQSGRLTVLLWTRCQGTGPSDSPQLRETLLSRLVALPDLTANQLHNHNKTIFLPQQYYPLLAREMLTVLERTCQALRDRKDCSLTFVAQALGKACVQGHSGLVFGVLAPYLSSCTLSDMVWQRVCWKLLENVPERWLESVLTGMVQAVNRPDALSRIMGNLVLKNKKAQFVITHKLLLLQYKYETRVLSILLGYLAQDRERRPLLIQVLRSLCQAWANPSAVRHTPLEQQLYVSRALLLCVGLLSDAELQELRSELLQCMLGGMQSHLDSSVVRVRRMGMVVGECLSSRMDVNGAKLKFEYEHDEETEELLSLMTPLSEEETELLDDRLDLPQDVKGKTVPSQAVPSQAASVAQKSGADPDSELDSDDELTPYDMSADQEMSQAAPPRYLRDCLEAFLSSEDPVRVDLSLRAIEGLVRKNTSTAREVSVELSKVLLHMEDRYNTVGFLSLRLAAMVALTVTDSVPVTEYLTTEFYSMNYSIRQRLDILEVLIMSAQELSQPITDKGGPSKAIQRVTMNTPLYPGDDPIHWRQVVERRIQSKTKRLSKGVTHPPAKPTPNRYAPVAGHFFFPLLRNYDRPQVTFDLLGGDHLVLGRLIHTLGLLMHLAVNAPVATQMGRALLDFVWAVRYHVDQMVRRGVLFAVCSVFLSMPSQSLLVELSDQLFETRAWLADVAEGDPDTDCRNLAVQSLVLLEKSLKTEMNPAALVLQS, from the exons ATGATGCAGTCCCTAACCCCAGATGTTGAAGTTCGACTCTCAGTGGGCCAATGCGTCCGAACTCTCACTACCTCCAAAGAGAAGGAAGATGTGGccaaaactctacacacactaACCAGTTACTTGGACGATGGGCCTCAGAGTACAATTACATCAGCTCAGCGAGCAGAGTTCAGTCGAGCCCACTACACCCGGACCCTACAGTTTCTCATCAGTAACATCAATGCTGATTGGCTCCAGCTTCTTACCATTGCCCAGTGCACAGAATTGTGGGATGGTTTGTTCCTCCGAGGTCCTCCAGACCAGACTCTGTTAGTGCTGATGGATGGTATCAGCTCAATGAG CAGCCCCAGTGCAGGTCTGGACCGTTTAGTCAGCATCCTAGAGCGGTTCCTTCAGAGTGGTCGTCTGACAGTCCTACTGTGGACCCGCTGTCAGGGGACGGGTCCCTCCGACTCTCCCCAGCTCAGAGAGACCCTGCTGAGCCGCCTGGTGGCTCTGCCTGACCTGACTGCCAACCAACTGCACAACCACAACAAGACCATCTTCCTCCCCCAGCAGTACTACCCCCTATTGGCCAGAGAAATGCTCACTGTGCTAGAGAGAACCTGTCAGGCTCTGAGAG ATAGAAAAGACTGCTCTCTGACTTTTGTGGCCCAGGCACTGGGGAAGGCCTGTGTTCAGGGACACAGTG GGTTAGTATTTGGGGTGCTAGCCCCTTACCTCTCCTCCTGCACGCTTTCAGACATGGTGTGGCAAAGGGTGTGCTGGAAGCTGCTGGAGAATGTCCCAGAGCGCTGGCTGGAGAGCGTGCTCACTGGGATGGTGCAGGCTGTCAACAG ACCTGATGCTCTGTCCAGGATCATGGGGAACCTGGTGTTGAAGAACAAAAAGGCCCAGTTTGTCATCACCCATAAACTGCTGCTGCTTCAATACAAATATGAG ACTCGTGTGTTGAGCATTcttctaggctacctggctcaagacagggagagaaggccACTACTTATACAG GTGCTGCGGTCGCTGTGCCAGGCCTGGGCTAACCCCAGTGCAGTCAGACACACCCCTCTGGAGCAGCAGCTCTATGTGAGCCGGGCTCTGCTGCTGTGTGTGGGACTACTGAGTGATGCAGAGCTACAGGAGCTACGCTCGG AGCTGCTGCAGTGCATGTTGGGAGGGATGCAGAGCCACCTTGACAGCAGTGTAGTCCGTGTGAGGCGCATGGGCATGGTGGTGGGGGAGTGTCTCAGCTCCCGCATGGATGTCAATGGAGCCAAACTCAAATTCGAA TATGAGCATGATGAGGAGACCGAGGAGCTGCTCTCACTGATGACTCCACTGTCTGAGGAAGAAACAGAGCTGCTTGATGACAGATTGGATCTTCCTCAAGACGTCAAAGGGAAGACTGTACCCTCTCAGGCAGTACCATCCCAGGCTGCTTCCGTGGCTCAGAAATCAGGAGCTGACCCAGACTCAGAGCTGGATAG TGATGATGAGCTCACCCCCTATGACATGTCAGCTGACCAGGAGATGAGCCAAGCTGCCCCACCTCGCTACCTCCGAGACTGTCTGGAGG CCTTCCTCTCATCTGAGGACCCAGTGAGGGTGGATCTCAGTCTGAGAGCCATTGAGGGCTTGGTGAGGAAGAACACTTCTACAGCtcgagag GTCAGTGTTGAACTGAGCAAGGTGCTGCTGCACATGGAGGACAGGTACAACACTGTGGGTTTCCTTAGTCTCAGGCTGGCTGCTATGGTGGCCCTCACTGTCACCGACTCTGTCCCC GTGACTGAGTATCTGACCACAGAGTTCTACTCCATGAATTACAGTATACGACAACGGCTGGATATTTTAGAG GTCCTCATTATGTCTGCGCAGGAGCTCTCTCAACCAATCACTGACAAAGGAGGTCCATCCAAGGCCATTCAGCGGGTTACCATGAATACACCCCTTTACCCCGGCGATGACCCCATACACTGGCGACAAGTGGTGGAGAGGCGGATTCAGAGTAAGACCAAACGGCTCAGTAAG GGTGTCACTCACCCCCCAGCCAAGCCCACCCCAAACCGTTATGCCCCTGTTGCTGGCCACTTCTTCTTCCCTCTGCTCAGAAACTATGACAG GCCTCAGGTGACCTTTGACCTGCTGGGCGGTGACCACCTGGTTCTGGGGAGACTGATCCACACGCTGGGACTCCTCATGCACCTAGCAGTCAATGCTCCG GTGGCCACTCAGATGGGCAGAGCTCTGTTGGATTTTGTCTGGGCCGTACGCTACCACGTTGACCA GATGGTGCGGCGAGGAGTCCTATTTGCTGTCTGCTCCGTCTTTCTGAGCATGCCCAGTCAGAGTTTGCTGGTGGAGCTCAGTGATCAGCTGTTTGAGACCAGAGCATGGCTGGCAG ACGTAGCTGAAGGGGACCCTGATACAGACTGCAGGAACCTGGCCGTGCAGAGCCTGGTGCTGCTGGAGAAGAGTCTGAAGACTGAAATGAACCCTGCTGCACTGGTCCTGCAGTCATGA
- the LOC124039004 gene encoding intraflagellar transport protein 140 homolog — protein MRAAVEKVHCVNECGRSSPVLSVDGSTQKLFYLKRRDILEIMKTLLMSQYTLGPEGGAPELMKVKLSGKSGRSANIVSTETGLSSQLQGNRSSGGCAGGDFLLHSGTWASPSGFLPQTSRPAGPTGPERFLLLFHL, from the exons ATGCGGGCGGCAGTGG AAAAGGTACACTGTGTGAATGAGTGTGGCAGGAGTAGCCCAGTGCTCAGTGTGGACGGCTCCACCCAGAAGCTCTTctatctgaagaggagagacatcCTAGAAATCATGAAAACCCTTTTGATGTCGCAGTACACTCTGGGACCTGAGGGGGGAGCCCCGGAGCTCATGAAG GTGAAGCTGAGCGGAAAGAGTGGCCGAAGCGCAAATATCGTTTCAACAGAGACAGGCCTCTCATCACAGCTACAGGGGAACAGGTCatcag GAGGATGTGCCGGTGGTGACTTTCTTCTGCACTCAGGAACATGGGCTTCTCCTTCAGGATTCCTACCCCAAACCAGCCGGCCTGCAGGCCCTACTGGCCCTGAACGTTTCCTACTACTATTTCACCTGTAA
- the telo2 gene encoding telomere length regulation protein TEL2 homolog isoform X2 yields MMQSLTPDVEVRLSVGQCVRTLTTSKEKEDVAKTLHTLTSYLDDGPQSTITSAQRAEFSRAHYTRTLQFLISNINADWLQLLTIAQCTELWDGLFLRGPPDQTLLVLMDGISSMSPSAGLDRLVSILERFLQSGRLTVLLWTRCQGTGPSDSPQLRETLLSRLVALPDLTANQLHNHNKTIFLPQQYYPLLAREMLTVLERTCQALRDRKDCSLTFVAQALGKACVQGHSGLVFGVLAPYLSSCTLSDMVWQRVCWKLLENVPERWLESVLTGMVQAVNRPDALSRIMGNLVLKNKKAQFVITHKLLLLQYKYETRVLSILLGYLAQDRERRPLLIQVLRSLCQAWANPSAVRHTPLEQQLYVSRALLLCVGLLSDAELQELRSELLQCMLGGMQSHLDSSVVRVRRMGMVVGECLSSRMDVNGAKLKFEYEHDEETEELLSLMTPLSEEETELLDDRLDLPQDVKGKTVPSQAVPSQAASVAQKSGADPDSELDSDDELTPYDMSADQEMSQAAPPRYLRDCLEAFLSSEDPVRVDLSLRAIEGLVRKNTSTAREVSVELSKVLLHMEDRYNTVGFLSLRLAAMVALTVTDSVPVTEYLTTEFYSMNYSIRQRLDILEVLIMSAQELSQPITDKGGPSKAIQRVTMNTPLYPGDDPIHWRQVVERRIQSKTKRLSKGVTHPPAKPTPNRYAPVAGHFFFPLLRNYDRPQVTFDLLGGDHLVLGRLIHTLGLLMHLAVNAPVATQMGRALLDFVWAVRYHVDQMVRRGVLFAVCSVFLSMPSQSLLVELSDQLFETRAWLADVAEGDPDTDCRNLAVQSLVLLEKSLKTEMNPAALVLQS; encoded by the exons ATGATGCAGTCCCTAACCCCAGATGTTGAAGTTCGACTCTCAGTGGGCCAATGCGTCCGAACTCTCACTACCTCCAAAGAGAAGGAAGATGTGGccaaaactctacacacactaACCAGTTACTTGGACGATGGGCCTCAGAGTACAATTACATCAGCTCAGCGAGCAGAGTTCAGTCGAGCCCACTACACCCGGACCCTACAGTTTCTCATCAGTAACATCAATGCTGATTGGCTCCAGCTTCTTACCATTGCCCAGTGCACAGAATTGTGGGATGGTTTGTTCCTCCGAGGTCCTCCAGACCAGACTCTGTTAGTGCTGATGGATGGTATCAGCTCAATGAG CCCCAGTGCAGGTCTGGACCGTTTAGTCAGCATCCTAGAGCGGTTCCTTCAGAGTGGTCGTCTGACAGTCCTACTGTGGACCCGCTGTCAGGGGACGGGTCCCTCCGACTCTCCCCAGCTCAGAGAGACCCTGCTGAGCCGCCTGGTGGCTCTGCCTGACCTGACTGCCAACCAACTGCACAACCACAACAAGACCATCTTCCTCCCCCAGCAGTACTACCCCCTATTGGCCAGAGAAATGCTCACTGTGCTAGAGAGAACCTGTCAGGCTCTGAGAG ATAGAAAAGACTGCTCTCTGACTTTTGTGGCCCAGGCACTGGGGAAGGCCTGTGTTCAGGGACACAGTG GGTTAGTATTTGGGGTGCTAGCCCCTTACCTCTCCTCCTGCACGCTTTCAGACATGGTGTGGCAAAGGGTGTGCTGGAAGCTGCTGGAGAATGTCCCAGAGCGCTGGCTGGAGAGCGTGCTCACTGGGATGGTGCAGGCTGTCAACAG ACCTGATGCTCTGTCCAGGATCATGGGGAACCTGGTGTTGAAGAACAAAAAGGCCCAGTTTGTCATCACCCATAAACTGCTGCTGCTTCAATACAAATATGAG ACTCGTGTGTTGAGCATTcttctaggctacctggctcaagacagggagagaaggccACTACTTATACAG GTGCTGCGGTCGCTGTGCCAGGCCTGGGCTAACCCCAGTGCAGTCAGACACACCCCTCTGGAGCAGCAGCTCTATGTGAGCCGGGCTCTGCTGCTGTGTGTGGGACTACTGAGTGATGCAGAGCTACAGGAGCTACGCTCGG AGCTGCTGCAGTGCATGTTGGGAGGGATGCAGAGCCACCTTGACAGCAGTGTAGTCCGTGTGAGGCGCATGGGCATGGTGGTGGGGGAGTGTCTCAGCTCCCGCATGGATGTCAATGGAGCCAAACTCAAATTCGAA TATGAGCATGATGAGGAGACCGAGGAGCTGCTCTCACTGATGACTCCACTGTCTGAGGAAGAAACAGAGCTGCTTGATGACAGATTGGATCTTCCTCAAGACGTCAAAGGGAAGACTGTACCCTCTCAGGCAGTACCATCCCAGGCTGCTTCCGTGGCTCAGAAATCAGGAGCTGACCCAGACTCAGAGCTGGATAG TGATGATGAGCTCACCCCCTATGACATGTCAGCTGACCAGGAGATGAGCCAAGCTGCCCCACCTCGCTACCTCCGAGACTGTCTGGAGG CCTTCCTCTCATCTGAGGACCCAGTGAGGGTGGATCTCAGTCTGAGAGCCATTGAGGGCTTGGTGAGGAAGAACACTTCTACAGCtcgagag GTCAGTGTTGAACTGAGCAAGGTGCTGCTGCACATGGAGGACAGGTACAACACTGTGGGTTTCCTTAGTCTCAGGCTGGCTGCTATGGTGGCCCTCACTGTCACCGACTCTGTCCCC GTGACTGAGTATCTGACCACAGAGTTCTACTCCATGAATTACAGTATACGACAACGGCTGGATATTTTAGAG GTCCTCATTATGTCTGCGCAGGAGCTCTCTCAACCAATCACTGACAAAGGAGGTCCATCCAAGGCCATTCAGCGGGTTACCATGAATACACCCCTTTACCCCGGCGATGACCCCATACACTGGCGACAAGTGGTGGAGAGGCGGATTCAGAGTAAGACCAAACGGCTCAGTAAG GGTGTCACTCACCCCCCAGCCAAGCCCACCCCAAACCGTTATGCCCCTGTTGCTGGCCACTTCTTCTTCCCTCTGCTCAGAAACTATGACAG GCCTCAGGTGACCTTTGACCTGCTGGGCGGTGACCACCTGGTTCTGGGGAGACTGATCCACACGCTGGGACTCCTCATGCACCTAGCAGTCAATGCTCCG GTGGCCACTCAGATGGGCAGAGCTCTGTTGGATTTTGTCTGGGCCGTACGCTACCACGTTGACCA GATGGTGCGGCGAGGAGTCCTATTTGCTGTCTGCTCCGTCTTTCTGAGCATGCCCAGTCAGAGTTTGCTGGTGGAGCTCAGTGATCAGCTGTTTGAGACCAGAGCATGGCTGGCAG ACGTAGCTGAAGGGGACCCTGATACAGACTGCAGGAACCTGGCCGTGCAGAGCCTGGTGCTGCTGGAGAAGAGTCTGAAGACTGAAATGAACCCTGCTGCACTGGTCCTGCAGTCATGA